A single region of the Chrysoperla carnea chromosome 5, inChrCarn1.1, whole genome shotgun sequence genome encodes:
- the LOC123300045 gene encoding general transcription factor IIH subunit 4: protein MADNAKNNKNSVANNLTLQPANLQCKNLHEYLKTRPAEVLEKLYNHPAICLAVYRELPELARQYVIRILFVEQPVPQAVVASWGSQAFSKEHVRVSTVLSELNVWQEAAIPGGLLGWILSSTFKRNLKIALLGGGKPWSMSSQLETDSKARDVSFLDSYSMERWECVLHYMVGSQQQEGISADAVRILLHAGLMKRDDDGSPVITRQGFQFLLLDTQAQVWHFILQYLDTVEQRGLDLADCLTFLFQLSFSTLGKDYSTEGMSNSLLVFLQHLREFGLVYQRKRKAGRFYPTRLALNITVSHDKIPPAILDDNAHKGYIIVETNYRVYAYTDSNLQVALIGLFTELMYRFPNVVVGVLTRESIRLALRGGITAEQIVGYLRQHAHPQMLAAGGEASSALPPTVVDQIKLWENERNRLTYTDGVLYSQFLSQADFVVLRDYAQQLNVLIWENEKTRTMVVTKNGHDDVKKFWKRYSKSGN, encoded by the exons ATGGCAGACAatgccaaaaataataaaaattccgtAGCAAATAATTTAACGTTACAACCAGCTAATCTacaatgtaaaaatttacatgaatatttgaaaacacGTCCTGCCGAAGTTTTAGAAAAGCTTTATAATCATCCTGCTATATGTTTAGCTGTATATAG agaGTTACCGGAATTAGCTCGCCAATATGTAATTCGAATATTGTTTGTTGAACAACCAGTTCCACAAGCCGTTGTAGCATCATGGGGCTCACAAGCTTTTTCCAA AGAACATGTACGCGTAAGCACAGTATTATCAGAGTTAAATGTGTGGCAAGAAGCTGCTATACCGGGCGGCTTATTAGGTTGGATACTTAGTAGTACATttaaacgaaatttaaaaattgccttATTGGGAGG aGGTAAACCATGGAGTATGTCTTCTCAATTAGAAACAGATAGTAAAGCACGTGATGTGTCATTTCTTGATTCCTATTCAATGGAAAGATGGGAATGTGTATTACATTACATGGTTGGTAGTCAGCAACAAGAAGGAATTTCTGCAGATGCTGTACGAATTCTTTTGCATGCTGGCTTAATGAAACG tgatGATGATGGAAGTCCAGTGATAACAAGACAAGGTTTCCAATTTTTACTATTAGATACTCAGGCACAAGTATGGCATTTTATACTCCAATATTTAGATACTGTTGAACAACGCGGGCTTGATTTAGCAGATTgtcttacatttttatttcaattaagcTTCAGTACGTTGGGTAAA GATTATAGTACAGAGGGTATGAGTAAtagtttattagtttttttacaaCATCTTAGAGAATTTGGACTCGTTTATCAAAGAAag CGAAAAGCTGGTCGTTTTTATCCAACTCGTTTAGCATTGAATATAACTGTAAGCCACGATAAAATACCTCCGGCTATATTAGATGATAATGCTCATAAAGGGTATATCATAGTAGAAACAAATTACCGTGTGTATGCGTACACAGATTCAAATTTACAGGTTGCGTTGATTGGATTATTTACAGAGCTAATGTatag ATTTCCTAACGTGGTTGTGGGTGTATTAACGCGAGAATCAATTAGACTCGCACTTCGTGGAGGTATAACTGCTGAACAAATTGTTGGCTATTTACGTCAGCATGCTCATCCTCAAATGTTAGCTGCCGGTGGTGAAGCCTCTTCTGCGTTGCCTCCTACTGTTGTCGATCAAATCAAACTTTGGGAGAATGAACGTAATAGATTAACGTATACAGATGGCGTTTTATACAGTCAATTTCTTTCAcag gcTGATTTTGTGGTACTTCGAGATTATGCGCagcaattaaatgttttaatatgggaaaatgaaaaaacaagaaCTATGGTAGTTACAAAAAATGGACACGATgatgtcaaaaagttttggaaacGGTATTCAAAATCTGGAAATTGA
- the LOC123300423 gene encoding DNA replication licensing factor MCM4, which translates to MSSPPRTSSQSTNGSRTPSRGNRTPSRQSQNGTPSRQTRSTAGSATPSQQSQNGTPRATRRTAGSETPSRQDETPSKRRMTPSKRLLTTPAKSTNEDNGSVSTPMRWGTQRPDQGVTVADSDVEIPVSSPPQNIVATSPEVAPISEIGEMSSPLNYGTPSSMGSIRTPRSGVRGTPMRQRPDIRVDKRIRQVPLASDQLEPIPESSETDNAENQLVIWGTNVVISRCKEQFKQFILRYIDPEAEEDERMEGMNINEPLYLQKLDEIHTLEEPFMNVNCGHIETFDANLYRQLVCYPQEVIPALDAAVNEMYFERYPADTLEHQIQVRPFNAAKTKNMRSLNPEDIDQLITISGMVIRTSHIIPEMREAFFKCIVCSFTTTVEIDRGRIAEPTVCTNCNTNYCFSLIHNRSQFTDKQVIKFQESPDDMPAGQTPHTVVLFAHNDLVDAVQPGDRVTVTGIYRALPTQVNPRMRNVRSIYKTHIDVVHFRKVDNKRLYEQEDGKDHRFPPERVELLHMLSKKEDVYERLARAIAPSIYENEDVKKGILLQLFGGTKKTHVASGRANFRAEINILLCGDPGTSKSQLLSYVFNLVPRSQYTSGKGSSAVGLTAYVTKDPETRQLILQTGALVLADNGVCCIDEFDKMNDATRSVLHEVMEQQTLSIAKAGIICQLNARTSILAAANPCESQWNKNKTIIENVQLPHTLMSRFDLIFLILDPQNDIFDRRLARHLVSLYYKSPEAEEDELMDMGILRDYIAYAKEHVHPKLSEEASQKLIQAYVDMRKVGSGRGQISAYPRQLESLIRLAEAHAKVRFSNLVEVVDVDEAWRLHREALKQSATDPLSGKIDIGILTTGLSTTARKRKVELVKALKDLITAKGKVPTLNYQKLHMEIKEASQIMVTREMFEDALRELQDDGVITVMSKNTIRICHK; encoded by the exons ATGTCGTCACCACCAAGAACTTCTTCCCAATCAACGAACGGATCTAGAACGCCAAGTCGTGGTAATCGTACTCCAAGTAGACAAAGTCAGAATGGCACTCCAAGTAGACAAACACGAAGTACAGCGGGAAGTGCAACTCCGAGTCAACAAAGTCAAAATGGTACACCAAGAGCAACACGCCGTACTGCTGGTAGTGAAACTCCAAGTCGACAAGATGAAACCCCAAGTAAACGTAGAATGACTCCATCAAAACGATTATTAACAACTCCAGCTAAATCAACTAATGAAGATAATGGATCCGTTTCAACTCCGATGCGTTGGGGTACTCAACGTCCTGATCAAGGAGTCACAGTTGCTGATTCTGATGTAGAAATACCTGTAAGCTCACCTCCTCAAAATATTGTTGCCACAAGTCCTgaag TTGCACCAATTAGCGAGATAGGTGAAATGAGTTCTCCATTGAATTATGGCACACCTAGTTCTATGGGCTCTATTCGTACACCACGGTCTGGAGTAAGAGGTACACCGATGCGACAACGTCCAGATATTCGTGTGGATAAACGTATTCGCCAAGTTCCTTTGGCATCTGATCAG TTGGAACCAATTCCCGAATCATCTGAAACTGATAATGCTGAAAATCAACTTGTAATTTGGGGTACCAACGTCGTGATTTCACGTTGTAAAGAACAATTCAAACAATTCATCTTACGGTACATTGATCCAGAAGCCGAAGAAGATGAACGAATGGAAGGAATGAATATTAATGAAccattatatttacaaaaattggatgAG atccATACTTTAGAAGAACCTTTTATGAATGTAAATTGTGGACATATAGAAACATTTGATGCAAATCTATATCGACAATTAGTATGCTATCCTCAAGAAGTAATTCCAGCTTTAGATGCGGCAGTTAACGAAATGTATTTTGAACGATATCCAGCTGATACTTTGGAACATCAAATTCAAGTTCGTCCGTTTAATGCGGCTAAGACTAAAAACATGCGCTCCTTAAATCCTGAAG ATATCGATCAATTAATTACAATCAGCGGAATGGTAATTCGTACATCACACATAATTCCCGAAATGCGTGAAGCTTTCTTTAAATGTATCGTATGCTCATTTACAACAACAGTTGAAATTGATCGTGGTCGTATTGCTGAACCTACAGTGTGCACAAATTGTAacacaaattattgtttttcattgATTCATAATCGATCACAATTTACGGATAAACAAGTGATTAAATTTCAAGAATCACCAGATGATATGCCAGCTGGTCAAACACCACATACGGTTGTGTTATTTGCGCATAATGATTTAGTTGATGCTGTACAACCAGGTGATCGTGTTACTGTTACTGGTATCTATCGTGCACTTCCAACTCAAGTGAATCCACGTATGCGAAATGTTCgttctatttataaaacacaTATTGATGTTGTGCATTTCCGCAAAGTGGATAATAAACGATTGTATGAGCAAGAAGACGG aaaAGATCATAGATTCCCACCTGAACGTGTCGAATTACTACACATGTTATCGAAAAAAGAGGATGTTTATGAACGATTAGCTCGTGCTATTGCACCTTCTATTTATGAAAATGAGGATGTTAAAAAAGGAATCTTATTACAATTGTTTGGAGGCACTAAAAAAACTCACGTGGCATCAGGGCGCGCTAATTTCAG agccgaaattaacatattattgtGCGGAGATCCTGGTACTTCAAAATCGCAATTATTATCATATGTATTTAACTTGGTTCCAAGAAGTCAATATACATCAGGAAAAGGTTCTTCAGCGGTGGGATTAACAGCTTACGTTACCAAAGATCCAGAGACTAGACAACTTATTTTACAAAC gggAGCATTAGTTCTTGCTGATAATGGTGTATGTTGTATTGATGAATTCGATAAAATGAATGACGCAACTCGTAGTGTGTTGCATGAAGTAATGGAACAGCAAACATTAAGTATCGCAAAAGCTGGAATTATTTGTCAATTAAATGCACGGACATCAATTTTAGCTGCAGCTAATCCGTGCGAATCAcaatggaataaaaataaaacaattattgaaaatgttcAATTGCCGCATACATTGATGTCTAG gtttgatttaatatttttgatattggaTCCACAAAACGATATATTTGATCGTCGTCTAGCTCGTCATTTAGTTTCTCTATACTACAAATCACCAGAAGCGGAAGAAGATGAGTTGATGGACATGGGAATTCTAAGAGATTATATTGCATATGCTAAAGAACATGTACATCCAAAACTTAGTGAAGAAGCATCACAAAAACTTATACAAGCTTATGTAGATATGCGTAAAGTTGGATCCGGTCGAGGTCAAATATCAGCTTATCCACGACAACTTGAATCATTAATTCGATTGGCTGAGGCTCATGCTAAAGTACGTTTTTCGAATCTCGTAGAAGTAGTGGATGTTGATGAAGCCTGGag ATTACATCGTGAAGCTTTAAAACAATCCGCTACAGATCCATTATCCGGTAAAATAGATATTGGAATTTTAACAACAGGATTAAGTACTACTGCCCGTAAGCGTAAAGTGGAATTGGTGAAAGCTTTAAAAGACTTAATTACTGCTAAGGGAAAAGTACCTAcattaaattaccaaaaattgcATATGGAAATAAAAGAAGCATCTCAAATT atggtTACACGAGAAATGTTTGAAGATGCCCTCAGAGAATTACAGGATGATGGTGTAATTACTGTTATGAGTAAAAATACTATTAGAATATGTCATAAGTAA